The Streptomyces cynarae genome contains a region encoding:
- a CDS encoding LacI family DNA-binding transcriptional regulator, producing the protein MTGHGTRGRSGRRPTLEEVAARAGVGRGTVSRVINGSPRVSDATRAAVEAAVAELGYVPNTAARALAANRTDAIALVVPEPETRFFAEPYFSDMVTGVGAALSDTEMQLLLIFAGSDRERRRLAQYLAAHRVDGVLLVSVHADDPLPDLLAQLEIPAVISGPRSASETLPSVDSDNYGGGRSAVEHLIARGRARIATITGRLDVYGAQRRIEGYRDVLREAGRAVDEALILPGDFTEEGGRRAMTELLARRPDLDAVFAESDVMAAGARQVLREAGRRIPDDVALVGYDDSAIARHMDPPLTSVRQPIEEMGRAMIDLLLDEIADRRPVASRTLDRRQVVLPTELVARDSS; encoded by the coding sequence ATGACAGGCCACGGAACGCGGGGCCGGAGTGGCCGGCGGCCGACTCTTGAGGAGGTCGCCGCACGGGCCGGCGTGGGCCGCGGCACGGTCTCCCGGGTGATCAACGGCTCGCCCCGGGTGAGCGACGCGACGCGCGCGGCCGTCGAGGCGGCGGTCGCGGAGCTGGGATACGTGCCGAACACCGCGGCCCGGGCGCTGGCCGCGAACCGTACGGACGCGATCGCGCTCGTCGTCCCCGAGCCGGAGACGCGGTTCTTCGCGGAGCCGTACTTCTCGGACATGGTGACGGGAGTCGGGGCGGCGCTGTCGGACACCGAGATGCAGCTGCTGCTGATCTTCGCGGGCAGCGACCGGGAGCGGCGCAGGCTGGCGCAGTACCTGGCGGCGCACCGGGTGGACGGCGTCCTGCTGGTCTCCGTCCACGCGGACGACCCGCTGCCCGACCTGCTCGCCCAGCTGGAGATCCCGGCGGTGATCAGCGGCCCCCGCTCGGCCTCGGAGACCCTGCCGTCGGTGGACTCGGACAACTACGGCGGCGGCCGCTCGGCGGTGGAGCACCTGATCGCCCGCGGCCGCGCCCGCATCGCCACGATCACCGGCCGCCTCGACGTCTACGGCGCCCAGCGGCGCATCGAGGGCTACCGGGACGTGCTCAGGGAGGCGGGCCGTGCGGTGGACGAGGCCCTGATCCTGCCCGGTGACTTCACCGAGGAGGGCGGCCGGCGCGCCATGACGGAGCTGCTGGCCCGCCGCCCGGACCTGGACGCGGTGTTCGCGGAGTCGGACGTGATGGCGGCGGGCGCGCGCCAGGTGCTGCGGGAGGCGGGGCGCCGTATCCCGGACGACGTGGCGCTCGTGGGGTACGACGACTCGGCGATCGCCCGCCACATGGACCCGCCGCTGACGAGCGTGCGCCAGCCGATCGAGGAGATGGGCCGGGCGATGATCGACCTGCTCCTGGACGAGATAGCGGACCGCCGCCCGGTGGCCTCCCGGACACTGGACCGGCGGCAGGTGGTGCTGCCGACGGAACTGGTGGCGCGGGACTCGTCCTGA
- a CDS encoding ABC transporter substrate-binding protein has translation MRARTRSGHKAIALTAVAVLGAGLLAGCADDGGDKSGSSPDGGGSGKTTISLGLFGTFGFKEAGLYAEYEKLHPNIKITENVTERNENYYPALVNHLTTGSGLQDIQGVEVGNIAEVVSTQAAKLTDLSKVSGVNKADFLDWKWAQATTKDGQTIGLGTDVGPMAVCYRKDLFQAAGLPTDRTEVGKLWSGDWSKLVSVGERYQKKAPQGTTFWDSPGGLLNAVLSSEKEKFYDSSGKVIYKTNPAVKAAFDLTADAAKKGLIGAQTQFQPTWDQTIANVKFAAMACPPWMLGYIKGKSKPDAKGKWDVAVAPKSGNWGGSFLTVPKSGKHVKEAQELAAWLTAPAQQAKLFSVQGSFPSAQAAYSSPEVTGAKNEMTGDAPIGTIFAEAAKSSPVQVIGPKDQIIQQGLTDNGVILVTKGKSAEEAWNTATKTIDNNLEK, from the coding sequence ATGCGAGCACGTACCCGATCCGGCCACAAGGCGATAGCCCTCACGGCCGTCGCAGTGCTGGGCGCCGGGCTGCTGGCCGGCTGTGCCGACGACGGCGGAGACAAGTCCGGCTCTTCGCCGGACGGCGGTGGCAGCGGCAAGACCACGATCAGCCTCGGGCTCTTCGGCACCTTCGGCTTCAAGGAGGCCGGCCTCTACGCCGAGTACGAGAAGCTCCACCCCAACATCAAGATCACCGAGAACGTCACCGAGCGGAACGAGAACTACTACCCGGCGCTCGTCAACCACCTCACCACCGGCAGCGGTCTGCAGGACATCCAGGGCGTCGAAGTCGGCAACATAGCCGAGGTCGTCAGCACCCAGGCGGCCAAGCTCACGGACCTCTCCAAGGTTTCGGGCGTGAACAAGGCCGACTTCCTCGACTGGAAGTGGGCGCAGGCCACCACCAAGGACGGTCAGACGATCGGCCTCGGCACCGACGTCGGCCCGATGGCGGTCTGCTACCGCAAGGACCTCTTCCAGGCGGCCGGTCTGCCCACCGACCGCACCGAGGTCGGCAAGCTGTGGTCCGGCGACTGGAGCAAGCTCGTCAGCGTCGGCGAGCGCTACCAGAAGAAGGCGCCGCAGGGCACCACCTTCTGGGACTCCCCCGGCGGTCTGCTGAACGCTGTCCTCAGCAGTGAGAAGGAGAAGTTCTACGACTCCTCCGGCAAGGTCATCTACAAGACGAACCCCGCCGTCAAGGCCGCCTTCGACCTGACCGCGGACGCCGCGAAGAAGGGCCTGATCGGCGCGCAGACGCAGTTCCAGCCGACCTGGGACCAGACGATCGCCAACGTGAAGTTCGCCGCGATGGCCTGCCCGCCGTGGATGCTCGGCTACATCAAGGGCAAGTCGAAGCCGGACGCCAAGGGCAAGTGGGACGTGGCCGTCGCGCCCAAGTCCGGCAACTGGGGCGGTTCCTTCCTGACCGTGCCGAAGAGCGGCAAGCACGTGAAGGAGGCCCAGGAGCTGGCCGCCTGGCTGACCGCGCCCGCGCAGCAGGCCAAGCTGTTCAGCGTCCAGGGCAGCTTCCCGAGCGCGCAGGCGGCGTACAGCTCCCCCGAGGTCACCGGCGCCAAGAACGAGATGACCGGTGACGCCCCGATCGGCACGATCTTCGCCGAGGCCGCCAAGTCCAGCCCGGTCCAGGTCATCGGCCCGAAGGACCAGATCATCCAGCAGGGTCTGACCGACAACGGCGTCATCCTCGTGACGAAGGGCAAGTCGGCCGAGGAGGCCTGGAACACGGCCACGAAGACCATCGACAACAACCTGGAGAAGTGA
- a CDS encoding carbohydrate ABC transporter permease yields MTTTLTKPEEKTREPKRVRRPKAARAGGQLHAGPVAYAILILFSIGSLLPLVWTAIAASRNNNRLAQTPPPFWFGSNLFNNLEIAWNDANLGKAFFNTTFVAGVSAATIVFLSTIAGFAFAKLRFKGKGALMLIVIGTMMVPPQLSVIPLYMMVAKLDWTDQLQAVILPSLVSAFGVFFMRQYLIQALPDEIIEAARMDGASSWRVVWHVVFPAARPAMAVLGMLMFVQTWNDFLWPFLVLTQNGNPTVQVAVAGLGRGYTPDQSLIMAGALLGTLPLLLVFAIFGKQIVGGIMQGAVKG; encoded by the coding sequence GTGACGACGACCCTGACGAAGCCCGAGGAGAAGACCCGGGAGCCCAAACGCGTACGCCGGCCCAAGGCCGCGCGCGCCGGCGGGCAGCTCCACGCCGGTCCCGTGGCGTACGCCATCCTGATCCTCTTCAGCATCGGCTCGCTGCTCCCGCTGGTGTGGACGGCGATCGCCGCCTCGCGCAACAACAACCGGCTCGCGCAGACGCCCCCGCCGTTCTGGTTCGGCTCGAACCTGTTCAACAACCTGGAGATCGCCTGGAACGACGCCAATCTGGGCAAGGCGTTCTTCAACACCACGTTCGTGGCGGGCGTCTCGGCGGCGACGATCGTCTTCCTGTCGACGATCGCCGGGTTCGCCTTCGCCAAACTGCGCTTCAAGGGCAAGGGCGCCCTGATGCTGATCGTCATCGGCACGATGATGGTCCCGCCGCAGCTGAGCGTGATCCCGCTGTACATGATGGTCGCCAAGCTGGACTGGACCGACCAGCTTCAGGCAGTGATCCTGCCGTCGCTGGTGAGCGCGTTCGGGGTGTTCTTCATGCGGCAATACCTGATCCAGGCGCTGCCGGACGAGATCATCGAGGCCGCCCGCATGGATGGCGCGAGCAGCTGGCGCGTGGTCTGGCACGTCGTGTTCCCGGCGGCCCGCCCCGCGATGGCCGTCCTGGGCATGCTGATGTTCGTGCAGACGTGGAACGACTTCCTGTGGCCGTTCCTGGTCCTGACCCAGAACGGCAACCCGACCGTGCAGGTCGCGGTCGCGGGTCTGGGCCGCGGCTACACCCCCGACCAGTCGCTGATCATGGCGGGCGCGCTGCTCGGTACGCTGCCGCTGCTGCTGGTCTTCGCGATCTTCGGCAAGCAGATCGTGGGCGGCATCATGCAGGGCGCGGTCAAGGGCTGA
- a CDS encoding GH1 family beta-glucosidase, producing the protein MSESAQSAPPVTFPPAFLWGAATSAYQIEGAVREDGRTPSIWDTFSHTPGRTADGETGDIAVDHYHRYRDDVALMAELGLNAYRFSISWSRVQPTGRGPAVQRGLDFYRRLVDELLAHGIRPAITLYHWDLPQELEDAGGWPERDTAYRFAEYARIVGEALGDRVEQWITLNEPWCSAFLGYGSGVHAPGRTDAAASLRAAHHLNLAHGLGASALRSVMPTRNAVAVSLNSSVVRTVSQDPADLAAGQKIDDLANGVFHGPMLHGAYPETLLAATSSVTDWSYVRDGDLETIHQPLDALGLNYYTPTLVSAAEEQVSGPRPDGHGASAHSPWPGADDVAFHQTPGERTEMGWTIDPTGLHELIMRYTREAPGLPLYVTENGAAYDDKPDPDGRVHDPERIAYLHGHLSAVRRAITDGADVRGYFLWSLMDNFEWAYGYEKRFGAVYVDYTTLERTPKSSAHWYGRAARTGELPPLEG; encoded by the coding sequence ATGTCTGAGTCCGCACAGTCGGCACCCCCGGTGACCTTTCCTCCCGCCTTCCTCTGGGGCGCCGCGACCTCCGCGTACCAGATCGAGGGGGCGGTCCGGGAGGACGGCCGCACCCCCTCCATCTGGGACACCTTCAGCCATACGCCGGGCAGGACGGCCGACGGCGAGACCGGTGACATCGCTGTCGACCACTACCACCGCTACCGCGACGACGTGGCGCTGATGGCCGAGCTGGGCCTGAACGCGTACCGCTTCTCGATCTCCTGGTCGCGCGTGCAGCCCACCGGCCGGGGTCCTGCGGTCCAGCGGGGCCTGGACTTCTACCGCCGTCTGGTGGACGAACTCCTCGCGCACGGCATCCGGCCGGCGATCACCCTCTACCACTGGGACCTCCCGCAGGAGCTGGAGGACGCGGGCGGCTGGCCGGAGCGGGACACGGCGTACCGGTTCGCCGAGTACGCGCGGATCGTGGGCGAGGCCCTCGGCGACCGCGTGGAGCAGTGGATCACCCTGAACGAGCCATGGTGCAGCGCGTTCCTGGGCTACGGCTCCGGGGTGCACGCCCCGGGTCGGACGGACGCGGCGGCGTCGCTGCGCGCGGCACACCACCTGAACCTGGCCCACGGCCTCGGCGCCTCGGCCCTACGGTCCGTGATGCCGACCCGCAACGCGGTGGCGGTCAGCCTCAACTCCTCCGTCGTGCGCACGGTGTCCCAGGACCCCGCGGACCTGGCGGCGGGTCAGAAGATCGACGACCTGGCCAACGGGGTCTTCCACGGCCCGATGCTGCACGGCGCGTACCCGGAGACCCTGCTGGCGGCCACGTCGTCGGTCACCGACTGGTCGTACGTGCGCGACGGCGACCTGGAGACGATCCACCAGCCGCTGGACGCGCTGGGTCTGAACTACTACACGCCGACGCTGGTCTCGGCGGCCGAGGAGCAGGTGAGCGGCCCCCGTCCGGACGGTCACGGCGCCAGCGCCCACTCGCCCTGGCCGGGCGCGGACGACGTGGCCTTCCACCAGACCCCGGGCGAGCGCACCGAGATGGGCTGGACGATCGACCCGACCGGGCTGCACGAGCTGATCATGCGCTACACGCGGGAAGCGCCCGGCCTGCCGCTGTACGTGACGGAGAACGGCGCGGCCTACGACGACAAGCCGGACCCTGACGGCCGCGTCCACGACCCGGAGCGGATCGCCTACCTGCACGGGCACCTGTCGGCGGTGCGCCGGGCCATCACGGACGGCGCGGACGTGCGGGGCTACTTCCTGTGGTCCCTGATGGACAACTTCGAGTGGGCGTACGGCTACGAGAAGCGCTTCGGGGCGGTGTACGTGGACTACACGACCCTGGAGCGGACCCCGAAGTCCAGCGCGCACTGGTACGGCCGGGCGGCGCGGACCGGGGAGCTGCCGCCGCTGGAGGGCTGA
- a CDS encoding STM3941 family protein gives MTTEAADRAATTYPSSLRRTSLMAFGSLAFVALGVWLLIDHATLKGVLAGAAAVPFFGLCACVAIGRLLRRRPELVLTGEGLTHVMLGSIRWTEIAEVTVREIKVRSTSQRVIELVLNDPDAYLARAPRSARIAGKANLRFGYSPATISATTLPVDLDGVVAAMRRHHPELRIRR, from the coding sequence GTGACCACCGAAGCCGCGGACAGAGCGGCCACCACCTACCCGTCCTCGCTGCGTCGGACCTCACTCATGGCCTTCGGCTCGCTGGCGTTCGTGGCGCTGGGCGTCTGGCTGCTGATCGACCATGCCACGCTCAAAGGCGTCCTCGCGGGCGCGGCCGCCGTGCCGTTCTTCGGCCTGTGCGCCTGCGTGGCGATCGGCCGCCTTCTGCGACGTCGGCCCGAACTGGTGCTGACCGGCGAGGGCCTGACACATGTGATGCTGGGCTCGATCCGCTGGACGGAGATCGCGGAGGTCACCGTCCGCGAGATCAAGGTCCGCTCCACCTCTCAGCGCGTGATCGAACTGGTGCTCAATGACCCGGACGCCTACCTGGCGCGGGCACCGCGTTCGGCCCGGATCGCAGGCAAGGCCAACCTGCGCTTCGGTTACAGCCCGGCGACCATCTCCGCGACCACGCTCCCCGTGGACCTCGACGGGGTGGTGGCGGCGATGCGCCGCCACCACCCCGAGTTGAGGATCAGGCGGTAG
- a CDS encoding glycoside hydrolase family 18 protein encodes MSKAHRRGISGRNKAIGGTVAAVVVGGGALVVTGTAHAAGVGAAYTKTSTWSTGYTAQYVITNDSGQAKADWTLQFDLPSGAKLSSLWDGTPTVSGQHVTVKPPSWDKDGLAAGESVTVGFVVSGSGDPTGCVIDGAKCSADDGTPPQPSGRPTQSPTRSPSPTQSPSPAPTPPSTATPSPTATQTTGGGTGTGSTTNAGFSPYVDTSLYPAFDLAAAADATGVKNYNLAFVTDGGGCTPKWGGVSDLGNDAVAAQIGALRAKGGDVRVSFGGASGSELATTCSSADTLAAAYGKVVDAYKLTKVDFDVEGGALPNTAANTRRAQAIAKLQQQHPGLDVSFTLPVMPEGLTQDGVNLLADAKSNGVKVSTVNIMAMDYGPAYSGDMGTYAEQAATATQAQIKSVLGLTDSAAWKTVAVTPMIGVNDVSSEVFKVDDATQLVNFAKSKGLGWLSMWSAARDKQCDGGPKPTADPTCSSITQDRFAFSKAFGTYK; translated from the coding sequence ATGAGCAAGGCGCACCGGCGCGGAATAAGCGGCAGAAACAAGGCGATCGGCGGTACGGTCGCCGCCGTCGTGGTCGGCGGTGGCGCCCTGGTGGTCACCGGCACCGCGCACGCCGCCGGCGTCGGCGCGGCGTACACGAAGACCAGCACCTGGTCGACGGGCTACACCGCGCAGTACGTGATCACGAACGACAGCGGCCAGGCCAAGGCCGACTGGACGCTCCAGTTCGACCTTCCCTCGGGTGCGAAGCTCAGCTCGCTGTGGGACGGCACGCCCACGGTGAGCGGACAGCACGTCACCGTGAAGCCGCCGTCCTGGGACAAGGACGGCCTCGCGGCGGGCGAGTCGGTGACCGTCGGCTTCGTCGTGAGCGGCTCCGGGGACCCGACGGGCTGCGTCATCGACGGCGCGAAGTGTTCCGCCGACGACGGCACGCCCCCGCAGCCGAGCGGCCGCCCGACCCAGTCCCCGACTCGGTCCCCGTCCCCGACTCAGTCCCCGTCCCCGGCGCCGACCCCGCCTTCGACCGCGACTCCGTCGCCCACCGCCACGCAGACCACCGGAGGCGGCACCGGCACCGGATCCACCACGAACGCCGGCTTCTCCCCGTACGTCGACACGTCCCTCTACCCGGCCTTCGACCTGGCCGCCGCGGCCGACGCGACCGGTGTGAAGAACTACAACCTGGCGTTCGTGACCGACGGCGGCGGCTGCACCCCCAAGTGGGGCGGCGTCTCCGACCTCGGCAACGACGCGGTGGCCGCGCAGATCGGCGCCCTGCGCGCCAAGGGTGGCGACGTCCGGGTGTCCTTCGGCGGCGCCTCCGGCTCCGAACTGGCCACGACCTGCTCCTCGGCGGACACGCTGGCGGCGGCGTACGGGAAGGTCGTGGACGCGTACAAACTCACCAAGGTCGACTTCGACGTCGAGGGCGGCGCGCTGCCGAACACGGCCGCGAACACCCGCCGCGCCCAGGCCATCGCCAAGCTGCAGCAGCAACACCCCGGACTGGACGTGTCGTTCACGCTCCCGGTCATGCCGGAGGGCCTGACCCAGGACGGAGTGAACCTCCTCGCCGACGCCAAGTCCAACGGCGTGAAGGTCTCCACCGTCAACATCATGGCGATGGACTACGGCCCCGCGTACAGCGGCGACATGGGCACCTACGCCGAGCAGGCGGCGACCGCCACGCAGGCGCAGATCAAGAGCGTGCTGGGCCTGACCGACAGCGCGGCCTGGAAGACGGTCGCGGTCACCCCGATGATCGGCGTCAACGACGTCTCCTCGGAGGTCTTCAAGGTCGACGACGCCACCCAGTTGGTGAACTTCGCCAAGTCCAAGGGCCTCGGCTGGCTGTCGATGTGGTCGGCCGCGCGGGACAAGCAGTGCGACGGCGGCCCCAAGCCGACGGCGGACCCGACGTGCAGCTCGATCACCCAGGACAGGTTCGCCTTCTCGAAGGCGTTCGGCACCTACAAGTAG
- a CDS encoding response regulator transcription factor, which yields MASVLVVEDDQFVRSALIRHLTEAGHTVRSVGTALEALREVAHVPFDVVILDLGLPDLDGSEALKMLRGITDVPVIIATARDDETEIVRLLNAGADDYLTKPFSVEHLSARIAAVLRRVRTATADAGSTTVIRVGGLAIDPLRRHAELDGAPLDLTRREFDLLAFLAGRPGVVVPRRELLAEVWRQSYGDDQTIDVHLSWLRRKLGETAARPRYLHTLRGVGVKLEPPGTEPLP from the coding sequence ATGGCAAGTGTGCTCGTGGTCGAGGACGACCAGTTCGTACGCTCGGCGCTCATCAGGCATCTGACGGAGGCCGGACACACCGTGCGCAGCGTCGGCACCGCGCTGGAGGCGCTGCGCGAGGTCGCGCACGTCCCCTTCGACGTCGTCATCCTCGACCTCGGACTGCCCGACCTGGACGGCTCCGAGGCGCTGAAGATGCTGCGCGGCATCACGGACGTCCCGGTCATCATCGCCACGGCACGCGACGACGAGACGGAGATCGTCCGCCTGCTCAACGCGGGCGCGGACGACTATCTGACCAAGCCGTTCTCGGTCGAGCACCTCTCGGCTCGGATCGCGGCGGTGCTGCGCCGCGTCCGCACGGCCACCGCCGACGCCGGGTCCACGACCGTCATCAGGGTCGGCGGCCTCGCCATCGACCCCTTGCGTCGCCACGCCGAACTGGACGGCGCGCCCCTGGACCTGACACGTCGTGAGTTCGACCTGCTCGCCTTCCTCGCCGGACGGCCCGGCGTCGTCGTACCGCGCAGGGAGCTGCTCGCGGAGGTCTGGCGACAGTCGTACGGCGACGACCAGACCATCGACGTCCATCTCTCCTGGCTCAGGAGGAAGTTGGGCGAGACGGCCGCCAGGCCGCGCTATCTGCACACCCTGCGGGGGGTCGGCGTGAAGCTGGAGCCGCCGGGGACGGAGCCACTGCCATGA
- a CDS encoding spermidine synthase: MGRSRNARRGQGAEAVVEAVDGGLAQLIPDRDRARAWTLLIDGAPQSHVDLDDPRYLSFEYQRRLGHVIDLAAPPGRPVHAVHLGGGAFTLARYTAATRPRSTQQIVERDAALVQLVRRALPLDPNARIRVRSTDAREGLAKVPDGWADLVIVDVFSGARTPAHLTSVEFLTEVRRALKDGGVYAANLADGPPLAHLRGQISTAAAVFPELALIADPAVLRGKRFGNAVLAASAHPLPVAELTRRAASDPHPARVEHGKALTDFTGGAAAVTDAAAVASPAPPPSVFR; this comes from the coding sequence GTGGGCAGGTCACGGAACGCGCGGCGCGGGCAGGGAGCCGAGGCCGTCGTCGAGGCGGTCGACGGCGGACTCGCCCAGCTGATACCCGACCGGGACCGGGCGCGCGCCTGGACCCTCCTCATCGACGGCGCCCCGCAGTCGCATGTCGACCTCGACGACCCGCGGTACCTGTCCTTCGAGTACCAGCGCCGGCTCGGCCACGTCATCGACCTGGCCGCCCCGCCCGGCCGTCCCGTGCACGCCGTCCACCTCGGCGGCGGCGCGTTCACCCTCGCCCGCTACACCGCCGCGACCCGCCCCCGCTCCACCCAGCAGATCGTGGAACGCGACGCGGCGCTCGTCCAACTCGTCCGCCGGGCCCTGCCGTTGGACCCGAACGCACGGATCCGGGTGCGCTCCACGGACGCCCGGGAAGGGCTCGCCAAGGTGCCGGACGGCTGGGCGGACCTGGTCATCGTGGACGTGTTCAGCGGGGCGCGCACCCCGGCGCACCTGACGTCGGTCGAGTTCCTCACCGAGGTCCGCCGGGCGCTGAAGGACGGCGGTGTGTACGCGGCCAACCTCGCCGACGGCCCTCCGCTCGCCCACCTGCGCGGCCAGATCTCGACGGCGGCGGCCGTCTTCCCCGAGCTCGCACTGATCGCCGATCCGGCCGTCCTGCGCGGCAAGCGCTTCGGCAACGCGGTCCTGGCCGCCTCCGCCCACCCGCTCCCGGTCGCCGAACTGACCCGCCGGGCCGCCTCGGACCCGCACCCGGCGAGGGTGGAGCACGGCAAGGCGCTGACCGACTTCACGGGCGGCGCGGCCGCCGTCACGGACGCGGCGGCGGTGGCATCCCCGGCGCCCCCGCCGTCGGTCTTCCGCTGA
- a CDS encoding ATP-binding protein — translation MTSSQTPRPPRPNLAFRQLRGSRSPGEFAAAVRRAAREIGERVSCDARYIGRVEAGEIRCPNYAYERVFLHMFPGRTLSDLGFAPRSAVRGRGARTADEAPPAHTNRRPYASDEHRKAYETYHPSDTYESHQSYGTHAYDAQNHEESDVQRRAFMTGGTVTVAAASLGPFGLTLGGPAAAAERPVHRAGSSEASALEEAVRKIRLLDDRHGADGLYRRAAAPLRTAYALLDAGTTRQTVADRLYSGAGELAISVGWLAHDSGRYDDARSHYAEALATARMSGDPGLEAHAFCNTAFLARDAGRPREAVRAAQAAQRVGRPLGSHRLMSLLALREAGGWAGLADRAGCEQALARAQALFERGPSDSDPEWMTFYGEAELEGLEAQCWSTLGDWGRAARHARRAAQLQDPHFTRNIALYTAELADDLARGGRPDEAARAGHRVLDLLDQVQSSRVLTMLAGTARVLLPHRRASGVSAFLDRHASLPRSA, via the coding sequence ATGACCTCGTCCCAGACCCCCCGGCCACCACGGCCGAATCTCGCCTTCCGGCAGCTGCGCGGATCACGCTCGCCGGGCGAGTTCGCCGCGGCGGTGCGGCGTGCCGCACGCGAGATCGGCGAGCGGGTCAGCTGTGACGCGCGGTACATCGGACGGGTCGAGGCGGGCGAGATCCGTTGTCCCAACTACGCCTACGAACGGGTGTTCCTGCACATGTTCCCCGGGCGCACACTCTCGGACCTGGGGTTCGCGCCCCGCTCGGCGGTGCGCGGCCGAGGGGCGCGCACCGCCGACGAGGCGCCCCCCGCACACACCAACCGCCGTCCATATGCCTCCGATGAGCACCGGAAGGCATACGAGACGTATCACCCATCAGACACCTACGAGTCGCACCAGTCGTACGGCACGCACGCGTACGACGCACAGAACCACGAGGAGAGCGACGTGCAGCGTCGCGCATTCATGACCGGCGGCACCGTGACGGTGGCCGCCGCCTCCCTGGGCCCCTTCGGGCTCACCCTCGGCGGCCCCGCAGCGGCCGCCGAACGCCCCGTCCACCGTGCGGGCTCGTCCGAGGCGAGCGCGCTCGAGGAGGCCGTACGCAAGATCCGCCTGCTCGACGACCGGCACGGCGCGGACGGCCTGTACCGGCGCGCGGCGGCCCCGCTGCGCACCGCGTACGCGCTGCTCGACGCGGGCACGACCCGGCAGACGGTCGCCGACCGGCTGTACTCGGGCGCGGGTGAACTGGCCATCTCGGTGGGATGGCTGGCGCACGACTCCGGGCGTTACGACGACGCCCGCTCGCACTACGCGGAGGCGCTGGCGACGGCGCGGATGTCCGGGGACCCGGGCCTCGAGGCACACGCGTTCTGCAACACGGCGTTCCTCGCCCGCGACGCGGGCCGGCCGCGGGAGGCCGTACGGGCGGCGCAGGCGGCCCAGCGTGTCGGGCGCCCGCTCGGCTCGCACCGGTTGATGTCGCTGCTCGCCCTCAGGGAGGCGGGCGGCTGGGCGGGACTCGCGGACCGGGCGGGCTGCGAACAGGCGCTCGCACGGGCGCAGGCGCTCTTCGAACGGGGGCCGTCGGACTCGGACCCCGAGTGGATGACCTTCTACGGCGAGGCAGAACTGGAGGGCCTGGAGGCGCAGTGCTGGTCGACGCTGGGCGACTGGGGGCGGGCCGCCCGGCACGCACGGCGCGCGGCGCAGCTCCAGGATCCGCACTTCACCCGGAACATCGCCCTGTACACGGCCGAACTGGCCGACGACCTGGCCCGCGGGGGTCGTCCCGACGAGGCGGCGCGGGCCGGTCACCGCGTGCTGGACCTCCTGGACCAGGTCCAGTCCTCCCGCGTCCTGACGATGCTGGCGGGCACTGCGAGGGTACTGCTGCCGCACCGGCGGGCGTCGGGGGTGTCGGCGTTCCTGGACCGGCATGCGTCACTGCCTCGCAGTGCGTGA
- a CDS encoding histidine phosphatase family protein — MAPRILLARHGQTEWSLSGKHTGRTDVPLLEEGRRGAKLLGERLHRAPFDGLPGVEVRTSPLARARETCELAGFSERASVWDTLMEWDYGAYEGMTPAEIQEIRPGWFIWRDGVPGGETLAEVSARADEVVAWARSEDRDVLVFAHGHILRSIGARWLGLPLEFAARIRLNPTSLSVLGWAYGEPAIESWNDLGHMA; from the coding sequence ATGGCACCGCGCATCCTGCTGGCCCGGCACGGACAGACGGAATGGTCACTGTCCGGCAAGCACACCGGCAGGACCGATGTGCCGCTGCTGGAGGAGGGACGGCGGGGCGCCAAGCTGCTCGGGGAGCGGCTGCACCGGGCGCCGTTCGACGGGCTGCCCGGGGTCGAGGTGCGCACCAGTCCGCTGGCACGCGCGCGTGAGACCTGCGAACTCGCCGGCTTCAGCGAGCGGGCGAGCGTCTGGGACACGCTCATGGAGTGGGATTACGGGGCGTACGAGGGGATGACGCCGGCCGAGATCCAGGAGATCCGGCCGGGCTGGTTCATCTGGCGCGACGGCGTGCCCGGCGGGGAGACCCTGGCGGAGGTCTCCGCGCGCGCGGACGAGGTCGTGGCCTGGGCGCGGTCGGAGGACCGGGATGTGCTGGTGTTCGCACACGGGCACATCCTGCGGTCCATCGGGGCGCGGTGGCTGGGGCTGCCGCTGGAGTTCGCGGCGCGGATCAGGCTCAACCCCACGTCGCTGTCCGTGCTCGGGTGGGCTTACGGCGAGCCGGCGATCGAGTCGTGGAACGACTTGGGGCACATGGCGTAG